DNA from Synechococcus elongatus PCC 6301:
GCTAAGGGAGTGACTGCTTGAGTCGGCACCAAAACAGCCTCCTTGCGGTCCCAAACAATCTCGGATTGAACGATTTGACCGTTACGGATTAAGCCATCAGCATTGGGAACAACAACTTTCACTAAGACCGTTTGTAAGTTTTGCTGCACAACCGGGGAGACAAAGTCGACAGCTCCAGTTGCCAGAATATTCTTGGAAAATGGGTCTAAAAGCTTGACTGGTTGACCCTTGCGAAGCTGTGGAATGCGAACCGTTGGAACTGGAATATTAATGAACAGCTGATTGTTGCGGGTGATCGTTGTCAGCTCTGCCCCAGTGTCGACAAAGTCACCGATTTTGAGCCGGATATCGCCGACCAACCCATTGATCGGGGCCCGCACAGTTTTGTACTGGACATTAACCGATTTGGCGACTGCATTCTGTTGCGCTGCTTTAAGCTGCGCTTGAGCTGTCTGGAGCTCTCGTCGAGCGTTATCTAGGTTCTGTAGGGGAACGACCCCTTGATCCGCCAGAAACTTTTGCCGCTCAAAAGTAATCTTGGCATCTCGAAGTTGGGCTTCTTGACGAGCGACCTCTGCATTGGCAGCTGCCACATCTGCTTCAACTTGCTCCGAGTCCAGCACAAACATCGGCTGACCGACCGACACAATTTGTCCAGGCTGCACAGCCACACTGACAATTCGGCCCTGAATTTGAGGACGCAGGATAGTTTGCTCCGTCGCTTCTAGAGCCCCCAAGTACTCGGTCAGGTCATTGACTGTCTCGACGGTGGCCTTGGTGACGTCGACCGGTAGCGCTGGTGGCCCTTGAAAGGCTGCGGGTTGCCGACCTTGGCAGCTGGCAACGCCCATCAGCACGACGCTGGCGACCCCCCAGCCCGTCAAACGCTGGAGACGATGGGTTCTGGGTACAGCCATGACTCACTCTTTAGGTTGCACAACAGGAGCGGTGCCATCACTGTAGCCAAGCCAACTGCGGACTTCCAGTTGCTTACACCGATTCTGATGGATTCTAGCAGTCAGAAATCGTCTGATCCGTAGACTGCACATGGGTTGTAGATTTTGTGTGCTGCGATCGCAGATCCCATCACTGTTCCAGACGGATCAGCCAGAGAGATAAGTTTTCAATCTCTGGGTTTCACTGTGATCGAGAACACCTGATAGGAATGTCGGTTGCTTTTAGGAGATACGACAAAGTCGCTTCACAATTCTCCCGAAAGAGAAGTTTTGATCTACGCTTAGGGCGAACGAGGGGACTCGAACCCCCGAATGGCGGAACCACAATCCGCTGCCTTAACCACTTGGCTACGCTCGCCATCGATTGATGATTCTAGCACTTTACCGTGAGGAATAATGCGCGGCAAGCTCCTAAAACCGCCATCGGCCCCAGTCGTTTCATCCCAGTGTTCCTGCTGGCGATGTGCTTGGTGGTTGGCTGGGAGCTCCGTAGCTCTGGGTGCGATCGCCTTGGCCTTGACCAATCCCTCGTCTAGTCAGTACGGGCAATTTGCGGCGGCAACGAGTCAGAAGCTTGTTCAGCAAGAGATTTGTGCCCGCTTAGAGCCCCTCAATCTGCAACGTCTACAGCAACTTTGCAATCGCATGGGGCAGCAAGCTGGGTCCCAAATGGAAGAGTGGGTGTTGCAATCCAGCGATCGCCAGAACTTTGGCTTGCTGAGCCTCTATGAGACTCGCCTGTCAGTGCGATCGCTGCTCCAGACTTCTGACGTGCCCGACTGGAGCTTAGAGCTGAAGAGTGTGGGTGCTCTCTCTGGCTTTAGCCTATTGCAAGTTAATTGGAAAACTGATCCTGAAGTGAGGGCTGATCCCGCCTCGGAGGGCGAGCTAAGACAGTAGCGCACTCTCGATGGCGAGATAGCTGCTGCGGAGAGTGTTAGTTACGTCAATGCTAAGAGCATTCAGTGGGTATGTCGTCTGAGCAAGTCCTACGGTTTTTGGAAGACGCTGCGATTTCCAAAGAACTTCGCGATAAGTTTGCTGCTGTCAGCGATGTCAGTGACTTCTTGCTAGTTGCTCAGCGATCGGGGTATACCTTCACCAGCGAAGAGTTTATCCACACGATCACCGAACTCAGCCACGCAACCCCTGTGCGTCGCCCGACTGGCGTTTGGCGCTGGCTACGCACGATTCCCAATCCTATGGAACTTGAGCGACAACGTCGGGCTCAAGAATCGGCTGCTGAGTAGCACGATGGTTAGGGAATCGTCATTCCTCCACTAGCGATCGCGCCGTGAGTGCTGGGGATCAGCGGTGATCCCCTCATCCTTTAGGCAGTCCCTAGACTTCAATTGGCTTTTGGCCTGCAGCGACGGGGGCAACTGATCGCAGTTGCAGTTCTGGGTGATCAGCCTCGATCTGTCGCAGATTCCACTCGTTCTTAAAGAGCAGGACCGGACGACCCCAGGTGTCTTTCAC
Protein-coding regions in this window:
- a CDS encoding efflux RND transporter periplasmic adaptor subunit; translated protein: MAVPRTHRLQRLTGWGVASVVLMGVASCQGRQPAAFQGPPALPVDVTKATVETVNDLTEYLGALEATEQTILRPQIQGRIVSVAVQPGQIVSVGQPMFVLDSEQVEADVAAANAEVARQEAQLRDAKITFERQKFLADQGVVPLQNLDNARRELQTAQAQLKAAQQNAVAKSVNVQYKTVRAPINGLVGDIRLKIGDFVDTGAELTTITRNNQLFINIPVPTVRIPQLRKGQPVKLLDPFSKNILATGAVDFVSPVVQQNLQTVLVKVVVPNADGLIRNGQIVQSEIVWDRKEAVLVPTQAVTPLAGANFVYVVEPKPNSPDQFQVRQQKVELGSIFNNRYQIRSGLKPGETVATTNLLSLTDKATVKPQTPNASR
- a CDS encoding DUF4359 domain-containing protein; the protein is MAGSSVALGAIALALTNPSSSQYGQFAAATSQKLVQQEICARLEPLNLQRLQQLCNRMGQQAGSQMEEWVLQSSDRQNFGLLSLYETRLSVRSLLQTSDVPDWSLELKSVGALSGFSLLQVNWKTDPEVRADPASEGELRQ
- a CDS encoding Nif11-like leader peptide family natural product precursor, with the translated sequence MSSEQVLRFLEDAAISKELRDKFAAVSDVSDFLLVAQRSGYTFTSEEFIHTITELSHATPVRRPTGVWRWLRTIPNPMELERQRRAQESAAE